The Streptomyces sp. NBC_01142 genome has a window encoding:
- a CDS encoding Rieske (2Fe-2S) protein, protein MTGSQGAARTVARRTVIATVGGAGLAVALTACGGSDDGGQTVNDKPAGGEAGGDAGGKVLAKTTDIPEGGGKVIGDVVVTQPKAGEFKAYSSKCTHQGCAVKDVIDGTINCPCHGSKFSAADGSVTVGPATSPLPPASITVVGDSIKLA, encoded by the coding sequence AGCCGCACGGACCGTGGCACGCCGCACCGTCATCGCCACGGTGGGCGGAGCCGGTCTCGCCGTCGCGCTGACCGCTTGCGGCGGCTCGGACGACGGCGGACAGACGGTGAACGACAAGCCCGCCGGCGGAGAAGCGGGCGGGGACGCCGGTGGCAAGGTACTCGCCAAGACCACGGACATTCCCGAGGGCGGCGGCAAGGTCATCGGCGATGTGGTGGTCACACAGCCGAAGGCCGGCGAGTTCAAGGCGTACTCGTCCAAGTGCACCCACCAGGGCTGCGCGGTCAAGGACGTCATCGACGGCACCATCAACTGCCCCTGTCACGGAAGCAAGTTCAGCGCCGCGGACGGCAGCGTCACGGTGGGGCCCGCCACCTCGCCGCTGCCCCCCGCGTCGATCACCGTCGTAGGGGACTCGATCAAGCTCGCGTGA
- a CDS encoding cysteine hydrolase encodes MPSFEQLAEQLDATGAVLLTVECQVGVVGKDSALPELAAQAASSGALHNVARLVAAAHEAGVQVLHAVAERRPDGRGANHNARLFRAAGRLPVQQHTGTTAVRIAPPIEVADEDLVVRRLHGLSPIAGTDVDALLRNLGCRTLVVTGVSANIAIPNAVFDAVNLGYTAVVPSDAIAGVPAEYTPAMIRNTLALVATIATTDEVLSCWKRPRRVTRA; translated from the coding sequence TTGCCGTCTTTCGAACAGCTCGCGGAACAGCTGGATGCGACCGGCGCGGTGCTGCTCACCGTCGAGTGTCAGGTGGGTGTCGTCGGAAAGGACAGCGCCCTGCCCGAACTCGCCGCGCAGGCCGCTTCGTCGGGCGCGCTCCACAATGTGGCACGCCTGGTCGCGGCCGCCCATGAAGCCGGTGTCCAGGTGCTCCACGCGGTTGCCGAGCGACGCCCCGACGGCCGTGGCGCCAACCACAACGCACGGCTCTTCCGGGCCGCGGGCCGACTGCCCGTGCAGCAGCACACCGGCACGACGGCCGTCCGTATCGCACCGCCGATCGAGGTCGCGGACGAAGACCTCGTCGTACGCAGACTGCACGGGCTGTCGCCCATCGCCGGCACGGACGTCGATGCGCTGCTGCGCAACCTCGGCTGCCGCACTCTCGTCGTCACTGGCGTCTCCGCCAATATCGCCATCCCCAACGCCGTCTTCGACGCGGTCAACCTCGGCTATACGGCGGTGGTCCCGAGCGACGCGATCGCGGGGGTGCCCGCCGAGTACACCCCCGCGATGATCCGCAACACGCTTGCGCTCGTCGCCACGATCGCCACCACCGACGAGGTGCTCTCCTGCTGGAAACGGCCGCGCCGCGTCACGCGAGCTTGA
- a CDS encoding pyridoxamine 5'-phosphate oxidase family protein, with translation MAVTQRRGRRIMMTPGELDAFLTEQRTCRVATVSADGRPHVSALWFAWDGTSLWLYSITRSRRWAELRHDPRVAVVIDDGDEYGELRGVELSGTAAFVGEAPRTGEPCPELDVAERLFARKNFAMDEMPHDGRHAWLRLTPDTIASWDFRKLSGL, from the coding sequence ATGGCCGTCACACAGCGCCGGGGCCGTCGCATCATGATGACTCCTGGCGAGCTGGACGCGTTCCTGACCGAGCAGCGCACCTGCCGGGTGGCCACCGTCTCCGCCGACGGCCGTCCGCATGTCAGCGCACTGTGGTTCGCCTGGGACGGGACCTCGCTGTGGCTGTACTCCATCACGCGCAGCCGCCGCTGGGCCGAGCTGCGGCACGATCCGCGCGTGGCCGTCGTGATCGACGACGGCGACGAGTACGGCGAGCTGCGCGGCGTCGAGCTCTCCGGCACCGCCGCCTTCGTGGGCGAGGCCCCGCGCACCGGTGAGCCGTGCCCCGAACTGGACGTAGCGGAGCGCCTGTTCGCCCGGAAGAACTTCGCCATGGACGAGATGCCGCACGACGGCAGGCACGCCTGGCTGCGGCTCACCCCCGACACGATCGCGTCCTGGGACTTCAGGAAGCTGTCAGGCCTCTGA
- a CDS encoding DMT family transporter: MSTALPSRTPSVPAAATPAPTPAPTRTPTGAVRRRKVDWRIRFAVLSAVWGFSFLLIKVGTGAYAPFQVTFGRLFFGTAVLAVAMVVRRDRLPGGIRTWMHLAVAAFLLNALPFSLFAYSELTIPSTLAGICNATSPLWGMVLSVVALSEDRPTRRRVAGLGIGFLGVLTVLGAWQGFSGLDFGGTAMALLASLSYPIGWIYIRRTLAGSSHSHLSLTGAQLLLATVQLAVVTPLFTTLPTSFPLVPLLAVIALGALGTGFALLLQYGLVAEVGPTTAQMVTYFIPVIATAAGVTLLDEQLSWNTPVGALIVLAGAALTQSRPKKRRSTAL, translated from the coding sequence ATGAGCACCGCCCTCCCCTCGCGGACCCCGTCCGTCCCTGCCGCCGCCACTCCTGCCCCCACTCCTGCACCCACCCGCACACCGACCGGCGCCGTACGCCGCCGCAAGGTCGACTGGCGCATCCGGTTCGCGGTGCTCTCGGCCGTCTGGGGCTTCAGCTTCCTCCTCATCAAGGTCGGCACCGGGGCGTACGCGCCCTTCCAGGTCACTTTCGGCAGGCTCTTCTTCGGTACGGCGGTGCTGGCCGTCGCCATGGTGGTGCGCAGGGACCGGCTGCCCGGCGGAATCCGCACCTGGATGCATCTCGCCGTCGCCGCCTTCCTCCTCAACGCGCTGCCGTTCTCGCTCTTCGCCTACTCCGAGCTGACGATCCCCTCGACGCTCGCCGGCATCTGCAATGCCACCTCACCGCTGTGGGGGATGGTCCTGTCAGTGGTCGCGCTCTCCGAGGACCGGCCCACCCGCCGCCGGGTCGCCGGTCTCGGCATCGGCTTCCTCGGCGTACTGACCGTGCTCGGCGCCTGGCAGGGCTTCTCCGGGCTCGACTTCGGCGGTACGGCGATGGCGCTGCTCGCCTCGCTGAGCTACCCGATCGGCTGGATCTACATACGCCGCACCCTGGCGGGCAGCAGCCACTCCCACCTCTCCCTGACCGGGGCCCAGTTGCTTCTCGCCACCGTCCAGCTCGCCGTGGTCACGCCGCTGTTCACCACACTGCCGACGTCCTTCCCGCTCGTCCCGCTGCTCGCGGTGATCGCGCTCGGCGCTCTGGGGACGGGTTTCGCGCTACTGCTCCAGTACGGACTGGTCGCGGAGGTCGGCCCGACGACCGCGCAGATGGTCACGTACTTCATCCCGGTCATCGCCACCGCGGCGGGCGTCACGCTCCTGGACGAGCAGCTGAGCTGGAACACCCCGGTGGGAGCGCTGATCGTCCTGGCGGGCGCGGCCCTCACCCAGAGCAGACCGAAGAAGCGCAGGTCTACCGCCCTGTGA
- a CDS encoding LysR family transcriptional regulator produces the protein MLNLERLRTLDALARHGSVSGAADGLHVTTSAVSQQMAKLEREVGQQLVAKNGRGVRLTDAGRLLADHAARILSQVELAQADIEAQRGEVVGEVRVGAFPTAARGLFPAAITSLRKDHPELRVHSRELEPEQAVREVVRGDLDLAVVLDWNNKRLPVPGGLAQAHLLDDVPDVAMSADHPLAGRAEVDLEEFADDEWVSWPEGEFCYEWLMFTLRSKGFEPRIAHMAEEHHTQLALIAAGLGVCVAPRLGRGPVPEGVALVPVRQRMRRHVYAVWRTDADRRPSIRAAVEALRAAAGSGMSRGSE, from the coding sequence ATGTTGAATCTGGAGCGCCTGCGGACCCTCGATGCCCTGGCCCGCCACGGCTCGGTGAGCGGAGCGGCCGACGGGCTGCATGTGACGACCTCGGCGGTCTCCCAGCAGATGGCGAAACTCGAGCGTGAGGTGGGCCAGCAGCTGGTGGCGAAGAACGGGCGCGGGGTCCGGCTCACCGATGCCGGCCGCCTCCTTGCCGACCATGCGGCGCGCATCCTCTCGCAGGTCGAGCTGGCCCAGGCCGACATCGAGGCACAGCGCGGCGAGGTGGTCGGGGAGGTGAGGGTGGGAGCGTTTCCGACGGCCGCCCGCGGGCTCTTCCCCGCGGCGATCACCTCACTGCGCAAGGACCACCCCGAGCTGCGCGTCCACTCGAGGGAGCTGGAGCCGGAGCAGGCGGTCAGGGAAGTGGTCAGGGGCGACCTCGACCTCGCGGTCGTGCTCGACTGGAACAACAAGCGGCTGCCCGTGCCGGGTGGGCTTGCGCAGGCCCATCTGCTCGACGACGTCCCCGATGTCGCCATGTCCGCGGATCATCCTCTGGCGGGCCGGGCGGAGGTGGATCTCGAGGAGTTCGCCGACGACGAGTGGGTGTCCTGGCCGGAGGGTGAATTCTGTTACGAGTGGCTGATGTTCACGCTGCGCTCCAAGGGCTTCGAGCCGCGCATCGCGCACATGGCGGAGGAACACCACACCCAACTGGCGCTCATCGCCGCCGGCCTCGGGGTGTGCGTCGCGCCGAGGCTGGGCCGGGGGCCCGTCCCGGAGGGCGTCGCACTCGTTCCCGTACGGCAGCGGATGCGCCGGCACGTGTACGCGGTGTGGCGGACGGACGCGGACCGCCGCCCGTCGATCAGGGCGGCGGTCGAGGCGCTGCGCGCGGCCGCCGGGTCCGGGATGTCGCGCGGGTCCGAGTGA